The following coding sequences are from one Comamonas koreensis window:
- a CDS encoding BON domain-containing protein, whose amino-acid sequence MHLIRRSSTAKSIAVWALVLAALGAGSVVLWQGGALQQAWRWSQGLGQTLDASGQRASEAVERAAQANRRRADDDAITSQVSDALAASQSDELAALQVETSHAMVTLRGTVSSRPLLDRAVALANGAIGVQGVFSLIQVRPQALG is encoded by the coding sequence ATGCACTTGATCCGTCGCTCCTCCACTGCCAAATCGATTGCTGTCTGGGCCTTGGTGCTCGCGGCCCTGGGCGCCGGCTCTGTCGTCCTCTGGCAAGGCGGGGCCTTGCAGCAGGCCTGGCGCTGGAGCCAGGGGCTGGGGCAGACACTCGATGCCTCGGGCCAGCGGGCCAGCGAGGCGGTGGAGCGCGCAGCGCAGGCCAACCGCCGGCGCGCCGACGATGATGCGATCACCTCGCAGGTGAGCGATGCGCTGGCCGCCTCGCAAAGCGATGAGCTCGCTGCGCTGCAGGTGGAGACCTCGCACGCGATGGTCACCTTGCGCGGCACGGTGTCATCCAGGCCCTTGTTGGACCGGGCGGTGGCGCTGGCCAACGGTGCCATTGGCGTACAGGGCGTGTTCAGCCTGATCCAGGTGCGCCCGCAGGCGCTGGGTTGA
- a CDS encoding SulP family inorganic anion transporter has product MQPSLIYRIFPFLRWPKPTQQLLRGEFMAGMTVGLMLVPQGVAYAHLAGMPLITGIYASIIPAAVAILFSPSPRLGVGPTALSALLIGASLTGMAEPGSAQWVILAAWMAIMAGLVQLSLGLVRAGWLLNLVTSPVLAGFTQAAALLILASQLPSLLGMRSDWATVWDNPSLGLFDWRSILLGLASIAILVVGKKWRPAFPSAVFVIGCTGLISWATDFADKGGAVVGHLPTGLPQLVWPGMLDWSQFGLLVMPVLVISLVSALETASSAQVEHQQAGTRWDSSQELVAQGLSKMSAGLFGSFATSASFSRSAVNLLAGAKTGYANVFSILLVVAVVLWFIPALYHVPQAALAAIVMTAVANLVKPRVLVYLFKISRIEGSIAVATFGVTLLTAPRIYWGVLSGILLSSCYFLYNRLHPRIVEVGLHPDGSLRDRHLWQLPPLAPDLLALRMDSELDFASAAALEERAANVWTQHTHYRQLALLAQPMNQIDITGVEAFVRLERMAAKRGGMLHIVGMKLPVEARLKRAGLLQDNPHLRMYRTDAEFLQAMRRAHSDDGIEYSI; this is encoded by the coding sequence ATGCAGCCCTCCCTGATTTACCGCATTTTCCCCTTCCTGCGCTGGCCCAAGCCCACCCAACAACTCTTGCGCGGTGAATTCATGGCGGGGATGACGGTGGGGCTGATGCTGGTGCCCCAGGGCGTGGCTTATGCGCATCTGGCCGGCATGCCGCTGATCACCGGCATCTATGCCTCGATCATTCCCGCAGCCGTGGCCATCCTCTTTAGCCCCTCGCCTCGGCTGGGCGTCGGGCCCACGGCGCTGAGCGCCTTGCTCATTGGCGCCTCGCTCACCGGCATGGCCGAGCCCGGCTCGGCCCAGTGGGTCATTCTGGCAGCGTGGATGGCCATCATGGCCGGCCTGGTCCAGCTGAGCCTGGGCCTGGTGCGCGCCGGCTGGCTGCTGAACCTGGTGACCTCACCCGTGCTGGCCGGCTTCACGCAGGCCGCTGCGCTGCTCATTCTGGCCTCGCAGTTGCCCAGTTTGCTGGGCATGCGCAGCGACTGGGCCACGGTTTGGGACAACCCCTCGCTGGGCCTCTTCGACTGGCGCTCCATCCTGCTGGGCCTGGCGAGCATCGCCATCCTGGTGGTGGGCAAAAAGTGGCGCCCCGCCTTTCCGTCTGCTGTTTTTGTCATCGGCTGCACCGGGCTTATCAGTTGGGCCACCGATTTTGCCGACAAGGGCGGCGCCGTGGTCGGCCACTTGCCCACGGGCCTGCCGCAGCTGGTCTGGCCGGGCATGCTGGACTGGTCGCAGTTTGGCCTGCTCGTCATGCCGGTGCTGGTGATCTCGCTCGTCAGTGCGCTGGAGACCGCCTCCAGCGCCCAGGTCGAGCACCAACAGGCGGGCACGCGCTGGGACAGCAGCCAGGAGCTGGTCGCGCAAGGCCTGTCCAAGATGAGTGCCGGCCTGTTTGGCAGCTTTGCCACCAGTGCCTCGTTCTCGCGCTCGGCCGTCAATCTGCTGGCCGGCGCCAAGACGGGCTACGCCAATGTCTTTTCCATCTTGCTGGTCGTGGCCGTCGTGCTGTGGTTCATCCCGGCGCTCTACCATGTACCGCAGGCCGCGCTCGCTGCCATCGTGATGACGGCTGTCGCCAACCTGGTCAAGCCCCGTGTCCTGGTCTACCTGTTCAAGATCTCACGCATCGAAGGCAGCATTGCAGTGGCCACCTTTGGCGTCACCTTGCTGACGGCGCCACGCATCTACTGGGGCGTGCTGTCGGGCATCTTGCTCAGCTCCTGCTACTTTCTCTACAACCGCCTGCACCCGCGCATTGTCGAAGTAGGCCTGCACCCCGATGGCAGCCTGCGCGACCGCCATCTGTGGCAACTGCCCCCCTTGGCCCCGGATCTGCTGGCCCTGCGCATGGATTCGGAGCTGGACTTTGCATCGGCTGCCGCGCTGGAGGAGCGCGCCGCCAATGTCTGGACCCAGCACACGCACTACCGGCAGCTCGCCCTGTTGGCCCAGCCGATGAACCAGATCGACATCACCGGCGTCGAAGCCTTTGTGCGGCTCGAGCGCATGGCTGCCAAGCGCGGCGGCATGCTGCACATCGTTGGCATGAAGCTGCCCGTGGAAGCCCGCCTCAAACGCGCCGGCCTCTTGCAGGACAACCCGCATCTGCGCATGTACCGCACCGATGCCGAGTTTCTGCAGGCGATGCGCCGCGCGCACAGCGATGACGGCATCGAGTATTCCATCTAG
- a CDS encoding sulfurtransferase, whose amino-acid sequence MPSILNISCYKFVSLTDCEAQRELLAQRAADLALKGTVLLAEEGINFFLAGPAEAVHAWVDALRGDPRFADVQPKESWSQTVPFRKMLVKVKPEIIRMDHPAIRPANGRAPSVSPRDLQRWLQQGHDDQGRPVVTLDTRNDYEVDEGAFVGAIDWRLRKFTEFPAQLRAHRQDLEGKTVVSYCTGGIRCEKAAILMQEEGLTHVYQLEGGILKYFEETDGSGYQGSCFVFDERRAVDDGLRKTALKTES is encoded by the coding sequence GTGCCTTCGATTCTCAACATCTCCTGCTACAAGTTTGTCAGCCTGACCGACTGTGAGGCGCAGCGCGAGCTGCTGGCCCAGCGCGCGGCCGATCTGGCGCTCAAGGGTACCGTGCTGCTGGCCGAGGAAGGCATCAATTTCTTTCTGGCCGGGCCCGCTGAGGCCGTGCATGCCTGGGTGGATGCGCTGCGCGGGGACCCGCGTTTTGCCGATGTGCAGCCCAAGGAAAGCTGGTCGCAGACGGTGCCGTTTCGCAAGATGCTGGTCAAGGTCAAGCCCGAGATCATCCGCATGGACCACCCGGCGATACGCCCTGCCAACGGCCGGGCGCCTTCGGTCAGCCCCCGCGATCTGCAGCGCTGGCTGCAGCAAGGCCATGATGACCAGGGCCGCCCGGTGGTGACGCTGGACACGCGCAATGACTATGAGGTCGATGAAGGCGCTTTTGTCGGCGCGATCGACTGGCGCCTGCGCAAGTTCACCGAGTTCCCCGCGCAGTTGCGCGCGCACCGCCAGGACTTGGAAGGCAAGACCGTGGTGAGCTACTGCACCGGCGGCATCCGCTGCGAAAAGGCCGCCATCCTGATGCAGGAAGAAGGCCTAACGCATGTCTACCAGCTCGAAGGCGGGATCCTCAAGTACTTTGAAGAAACCGATGGCAGCGGCTACCAGGGCAGCTGCTTTGTGTTTGACGAGCGCCGCGCCGTCGATGATGGCCTGCGCAAGACGGCGCTCAAGACCGAGTCCTGA
- a CDS encoding DoxX family protein — MNALQNPLALLGRILIAWFFVIPGWGKLTGFAGAVGYAQSAGMPMPEVGVAVGLAIEILGGLALLLGLGTRYAAAILAIFTLAATVIFHAYWSVPAEAVMVTKLLFNKNIAIVGGLLAFAAFGAGAWSLDAKRRAA, encoded by the coding sequence ATGAACGCATTGCAAAATCCTTTGGCTCTGTTGGGCCGCATTCTGATTGCCTGGTTCTTTGTCATTCCGGGCTGGGGCAAGTTGACCGGCTTTGCCGGGGCCGTGGGTTACGCCCAGTCGGCGGGCATGCCGATGCCCGAGGTGGGGGTGGCCGTGGGCCTGGCCATTGAGATCCTGGGCGGCCTGGCCCTTCTGCTGGGCCTGGGCACGCGCTATGCCGCCGCCATTTTGGCCATCTTTACCTTGGCCGCGACGGTGATTTTCCATGCCTACTGGTCGGTTCCCGCCGAGGCCGTGATGGTCACCAAGCTGCTGTTCAACAAGAACATCGCCATCGTGGGCGGGCTGCTGGCCTTCGCTGCCTTTGGGGCCGGTGCCTGGAGCCTGGACGCCAAGCGCCGCGCTGCCTGA
- a CDS encoding pirin family protein, translated as MLMVRKSADRGHADHGWLRSNHSFSFAGYYDPRFMGWGNLRVINEDRVAPGKGFGTHGHRDMEIISYVLEGNLAHKDSMGHIEGLPPGDVQRMSAGTGVQHSEFNHASGQETHFLQIWIEPDRKGVAPSYAQKTFSDADKRGQLRLVVSPDGAQGSLTMNADARMYAGLFDGDEEASLRLSPGRKSYVYVVRGEVSVNDQALHTGDAAYLDQETSLRLAQARDAEVLVFDLAA; from the coding sequence ATGTTGATGGTTCGTAAATCTGCTGATCGTGGCCATGCCGACCATGGCTGGCTGCGCTCCAACCACAGTTTCTCGTTTGCCGGCTACTACGACCCCCGCTTCATGGGCTGGGGCAATCTGCGTGTGATCAATGAGGACCGCGTGGCCCCGGGCAAGGGCTTTGGTACCCATGGCCACCGCGACATGGAAATCATCAGCTACGTGCTGGAGGGCAATTTGGCGCACAAGGACAGCATGGGCCATATCGAAGGCCTGCCACCGGGCGATGTGCAGCGCATGAGCGCGGGCACCGGCGTGCAGCACAGCGAGTTCAACCATGCCAGCGGTCAGGAGACGCATTTTCTGCAGATCTGGATTGAGCCCGATCGCAAGGGCGTTGCGCCCAGCTATGCGCAAAAGACGTTTTCGGACGCGGACAAGCGTGGCCAGCTGCGCCTGGTGGTGTCGCCCGATGGGGCGCAAGGCTCACTGACGATGAATGCCGATGCGCGCATGTATGCCGGTTTGTTCGATGGCGATGAGGAGGCGAGCCTGCGCCTGTCGCCCGGACGCAAGTCCTATGTCTATGTGGTGCGGGGCGAGGTGTCGGTCAACGACCAGGCGCTGCACACCGGTGATGCGGCCTATCTGGACCAGGAGACATCGCTGCGATTGGCGCAAGCGCGCGATGCCGAAGTACTGGTGTTTGACCTGGCGGCTTGA
- a CDS encoding LysR family transcriptional regulator: MLRDRDVLTPDTLALLQLVADTGSFAAAARQLGLVPSALTYRIRQVEDALDVLLFDRSARQARPTEAGQELLREGARLLAEVDAVANRVRRVATGWEPELRIAVDGVVSRTTLLELVEAFYTIAPPTRLKITDSILAGTLEALSSGRADLAIGIAVDASHVAGLQQLDLGEITFRYVVAPHHRLADEMQPISDEVLRQHRIIAVADSSRSGQGQTIGVINGQDVLTVDTMQAKLQAQLRGIGGGFLPDNMTMPYLRSGQLVERELMRPPRKIKLRYAWRGTNPGKALQWWLDQLQSEATRTSLLSNHYVG; encoded by the coding sequence TTGTTGCGTGATCGCGATGTCCTCACCCCCGATACCCTGGCCCTGCTGCAGCTGGTGGCCGACACCGGCAGCTTTGCCGCTGCGGCGCGCCAGCTGGGTCTGGTGCCCAGCGCCCTGACCTACCGCATCCGCCAGGTCGAAGATGCGCTGGATGTGCTGCTGTTTGACCGCAGTGCGCGCCAGGCGAGGCCCACCGAAGCGGGTCAGGAGCTGCTGCGCGAAGGCGCACGCCTGCTGGCCGAAGTCGATGCGGTGGCCAACCGGGTGCGCCGCGTGGCGACCGGCTGGGAGCCTGAGCTGCGCATTGCCGTCGATGGCGTGGTCTCGCGCACCACCTTGCTGGAGCTGGTCGAGGCCTTCTACACCATTGCACCGCCCACGCGGCTCAAGATCACCGACTCCATCCTGGCCGGCACGCTGGAAGCGCTCAGCTCGGGCCGCGCCGACCTGGCCATTGGCATTGCCGTCGATGCCTCCCACGTCGCAGGCCTGCAGCAGCTGGACTTGGGCGAGATCACCTTCCGCTATGTCGTCGCGCCCCACCACCGCCTGGCCGACGAGATGCAACCCATCAGCGACGAGGTGCTGCGCCAGCACCGCATCATCGCCGTGGCCGATTCCTCGCGCAGCGGCCAAGGCCAGACCATTGGCGTGATCAACGGTCAGGATGTGCTCACGGTGGACACCATGCAGGCCAAGCTCCAGGCGCAGCTGCGCGGGATTGGTGGCGGCTTTTTGCCCGACAACATGACCATGCCCTATCTGCGCAGCGGCCAGTTGGTGGAGCGCGAATTGATGCGGCCGCCCCGCAAGATCAAGCTGCGCTACGCCTGGCGCGGCACCAACCCGGGCAAGGCCTTGCAGTGGTGGCTGGACCAGCTGCAGTCCGAGGCCACACGCACTTCTTTACTGAGCAATCACTATGTGGGATAA
- a CDS encoding NAD(P)/FAD-dependent oxidoreductase has translation MSSRIPPKPKRSASSSNIVLASRKHYAVIGAGMAGVVCARTLQQAGHQVTVIEAQPQVGGRMASRHSAHGSFDVGAQFFTVRDPRFQLALDSTPSVTRHWSVNAIRTLDATGKVAVTTQRGMEAHLVGVPTMDSLLASWAAPLDVRLNEYALAFERDALNPSQWQLRTEDVDGGVHVYAGLDGVVLAIPSPEAQELLADSETDVPADWQLSDVYIAPSWTLLLTFAHAVDPSITNMGPQWNAARTEHPRITWLSRESSKPGRGKVERWTVQASPDWARKHENDEPQRVAAKMLQAFSELTRIRATPSDIRVVQWGYAKTINPLPKDAKGQARSHLWNAKSAIGLCGDWCLGYRVEDAFVSGLELALAVLGE, from the coding sequence ATGTCTTCTCGCATTCCCCCCAAACCCAAACGATCAGCCTCCTCTTCCAACATTGTTCTGGCCAGCCGCAAGCACTATGCGGTGATTGGCGCCGGAATGGCTGGCGTGGTCTGCGCGCGCACCTTGCAGCAAGCGGGCCACCAGGTCACCGTGATCGAAGCACAACCCCAGGTGGGCGGCCGCATGGCCAGCCGCCACAGCGCGCATGGCAGCTTTGATGTGGGCGCCCAGTTCTTCACGGTGCGCGACCCGCGCTTTCAGTTGGCGCTGGACAGCACACCCAGCGTCACCCGCCACTGGAGCGTCAACGCCATCCGCACCTTGGATGCCACCGGCAAGGTCGCTGTGACCACGCAGCGCGGCATGGAAGCCCATCTGGTGGGCGTGCCCACGATGGACAGCCTGCTCGCCTCCTGGGCCGCGCCGCTCGATGTGCGCCTCAACGAATACGCGCTGGCCTTTGAGCGCGATGCCCTCAACCCCAGCCAGTGGCAACTGCGCACCGAAGATGTGGACGGCGGCGTGCATGTCTATGCGGGCCTCGATGGCGTGGTGCTGGCCATCCCCTCGCCCGAAGCCCAGGAGCTGCTGGCCGACAGCGAAACCGACGTGCCCGCTGATTGGCAGCTGTCCGATGTCTATATCGCCCCGAGCTGGACCTTGCTGCTGACCTTTGCCCACGCAGTGGACCCGAGCATCACCAATATGGGCCCGCAGTGGAATGCCGCCCGCACCGAACACCCCCGTATCACCTGGCTCTCGCGCGAGTCGTCCAAGCCCGGTCGCGGCAAGGTCGAGCGCTGGACCGTGCAGGCCAGCCCCGACTGGGCGCGCAAGCATGAGAACGACGAGCCCCAGCGCGTCGCCGCCAAGATGCTGCAGGCCTTCTCCGAGCTGACCCGCATCCGCGCCACCCCCAGCGACATCCGCGTGGTGCAGTGGGGCTACGCCAAGACCATCAACCCGCTGCCCAAGGATGCCAAGGGCCAGGCCCGCAGCCACCTGTGGAATGCCAAGAGTGCCATCGGCCTGTGCGGTGACTGGTGCCTGGGCTACCGCGTGGAAGATGCCTTTGTCTCCGGCCTGGAACTCGCGCTGGCCGTGCTCGGCGAATAA
- the gluQRS gene encoding tRNA glutamyl-Q(34) synthetase GluQRS: MSSRVYTGRFAPSPTGPLHAGSLVAALASWLDARAHGGTWLLRIEDIDPPRCPPGMDQEILRQLNALQLIPDAPPQWQSARHGLYAQALAQLQAAGWAYPCACTRRDMDAALAAQGHVHERHGERPYPGTCRDGLHGKTGRSWRFHTLHYQQHASALAAEDGQLPTADHPVLHSDQQLLWQDRWLGPLQQDVAASVGDFLVQRADGLWAYQLAVVVDDAAQGISDVVRGADLADNTPRQLLLQRALGLPAPRYMHTPLVLQADGEKLSKQYGAPAVVVDSAEQRIAVLRQSAQHLGLEAGEASSIPDALADWTAQWARRHLAAT, from the coding sequence ATGAGCTCTCGCGTTTATACCGGCCGTTTTGCCCCCTCGCCCACCGGCCCGCTGCATGCGGGCTCGCTGGTGGCGGCCCTGGCATCCTGGCTCGATGCCCGCGCCCATGGCGGCACCTGGTTGCTGCGTATCGAAGATATCGACCCACCGCGCTGCCCGCCAGGCATGGACCAGGAAATCCTGCGCCAGCTCAATGCGCTGCAGCTGATCCCCGATGCGCCCCCGCAGTGGCAGTCAGCTCGCCATGGCCTCTATGCCCAGGCCCTGGCGCAGCTGCAGGCCGCTGGCTGGGCCTACCCCTGCGCCTGCACGCGCCGCGATATGGACGCCGCGCTCGCCGCGCAAGGCCATGTGCACGAGCGCCATGGCGAGCGCCCCTACCCGGGCACCTGCCGCGATGGCCTGCATGGCAAGACCGGTCGCAGCTGGCGCTTCCATACCCTGCACTACCAGCAGCATGCCAGCGCGCTGGCGGCCGAAGACGGCCAGTTGCCGACAGCCGATCACCCGGTGCTGCACAGCGACCAGCAGCTGCTGTGGCAAGACCGCTGGCTGGGCCCCCTGCAGCAGGACGTGGCCGCCAGCGTGGGTGATTTTCTGGTCCAGCGCGCCGATGGCCTCTGGGCCTACCAACTGGCTGTGGTGGTCGATGACGCCGCGCAAGGCATCAGCGATGTGGTGCGCGGCGCCGACCTGGCCGACAACACCCCGCGCCAGCTGCTGCTGCAGCGCGCGCTGGGCCTGCCAGCGCCCCGCTATATGCACACGCCCTTGGTGCTGCAGGCCGATGGCGAAAAGCTCTCCAAGCAATACGGCGCGCCAGCCGTCGTGGTCGACAGTGCCGAGCAGCGCATCGCCGTGCTGCGCCAGTCCGCCCAGCACCTGGGGCTGGAGGCGGGCGAGGCTAGCTCCATCCCCGATGCGCTGGCCGACTGGACGGCGCAATGGGCACGCCGCCACCTGGCCGCTACATGA
- a CDS encoding ferritin-like domain-containing protein, with the protein MPLVDLGRLGFDAGAHLLVKHGLAAVAVGESIRVSGQAPGWQAQLAAWCQAQGHALQTPTGWLRQPALLVRRGSAQAGRWRHAAVAGHSDASQPGAVAAQADPAWGLAARGAAVEAGAPAFAFRLQDKAEFWSDQAGDLYAQAVAAQWNADTDIDWDQAPEPPAVIEDAIVQVMTYMVENENAALIVPARFLGELHPHYRELQAALAIQVADEARHIDVFTRRIRRHGREPALSTAGGQASLHSLLAEKDFSVAGFLLSVLGEGSFVNLLQFLQTYAPDPLTRQICRLAARDEARHVALGMSHLLHRLKQEPDYRHRLAQAVEARHDALAGTSGLNEEVFDALILVGAGAMSADALALGSQRVQQLMQDMADGRYTKLVRLGFERGHAQELASLHTRNFM; encoded by the coding sequence ATGCCACTGGTGGATTTGGGCCGGCTGGGCTTTGATGCCGGTGCGCACCTGCTGGTCAAGCACGGCCTGGCGGCCGTGGCCGTGGGCGAGTCGATCCGTGTCAGCGGCCAGGCGCCGGGCTGGCAAGCGCAGCTGGCGGCCTGGTGCCAGGCCCAGGGCCATGCGCTGCAAACGCCGACCGGTTGGCTGCGGCAGCCGGCCTTGCTGGTGCGGCGGGGCAGCGCGCAGGCGGGCCGCTGGCGCCATGCCGCCGTGGCCGGCCACAGCGATGCCAGCCAACCCGGCGCGGTGGCCGCACAGGCCGACCCGGCCTGGGGCCTGGCGGCGCGCGGTGCCGCGGTCGAGGCGGGCGCGCCGGCCTTTGCCTTTCGCCTGCAGGACAAGGCCGAGTTCTGGTCCGACCAGGCCGGGGACCTGTACGCGCAGGCGGTGGCTGCGCAATGGAATGCCGACACCGACATCGACTGGGACCAGGCACCTGAGCCACCTGCGGTGATCGAGGACGCCATCGTGCAGGTGATGACCTATATGGTCGAGAACGAGAATGCGGCGCTGATTGTGCCGGCGCGCTTTCTGGGTGAGCTGCACCCGCACTACCGCGAGCTGCAGGCGGCGCTGGCGATCCAGGTGGCCGATGAGGCGCGCCATATCGATGTGTTTACCCGCCGCATTCGCCGCCACGGGCGGGAGCCGGCACTATCCACCGCAGGCGGCCAGGCCTCGCTGCACAGCCTGCTTGCGGAAAAGGATTTTTCGGTCGCGGGCTTTTTGCTCTCGGTGCTGGGCGAGGGCAGCTTTGTCAACCTGCTGCAGTTCTTGCAGACCTATGCGCCCGATCCATTGACGCGCCAGATCTGCCGCCTGGCCGCCCGCGATGAGGCGCGCCATGTGGCGCTGGGCATGTCGCACCTGCTGCACCGTTTGAAGCAGGAGCCCGATTATCGCCACCGGCTGGCCCAGGCGGTGGAGGCGCGCCATGACGCGCTGGCTGGGACATCAGGCCTGAACGAAGAGGTGTTTGATGCGTTGATCCTCGTGGGCGCGGGCGCCATGTCGGCCGATGCGCTGGCGCTGGGCAGCCAGCGCGTGCAGCAGCTGATGCAGGACATGGCCGATGGCCGCTACACCAAGCTGGTGCGGCTGGGCTTTGAGCGTGGCCATGCGCAGGAGCTGGCCTCCTTGCACACGCGCAACTTCATGTAG
- a CDS encoding phosphate/phosphite/phosphonate ABC transporter substrate-binding protein: protein MTVSYTTLKMGAVAYAPKVITIWEGFKAHFIEQGLYFDYVLYSNYESLTEALMDGTVQLAWNSPLAFVRAELMARAAGQQVRSIAMRDTDMDVQSLLVVRADSPAQALADLRGQTLGFGAIDSPQATLIPLDHLRQHGLLAGQDFQVRRFDVLGGKHGDHIGGERLAAKAMVTGEIAASWMVAKNYLAFAAEGTLPAGTTRVLDTSQPFDHCNMTAGPSLSAADAARFTEILLAMSWDDPLIRPLLELEGLKVWHPGRASGYEPLSRAVRDERFYDEAGRILAADYRY, encoded by the coding sequence ATGACCGTTTCCTACACCACCCTCAAGATGGGCGCCGTGGCCTACGCGCCCAAGGTCATCACCATCTGGGAGGGCTTCAAGGCCCATTTCATCGAGCAAGGTCTGTACTTTGACTATGTGCTGTATTCCAACTATGAGTCGCTCACAGAGGCGCTGATGGATGGCACGGTGCAACTGGCCTGGAACTCGCCGCTCGCCTTTGTGCGCGCCGAGCTGATGGCGCGGGCCGCTGGCCAGCAGGTGCGATCGATCGCGATGCGTGACACCGACATGGATGTGCAGTCGCTGCTGGTGGTACGCGCAGACAGCCCCGCCCAGGCCCTGGCGGACCTGCGCGGCCAGACGCTGGGCTTTGGCGCCATTGATTCGCCCCAGGCCACCTTGATCCCGCTGGACCACCTGCGCCAGCACGGCCTGCTGGCGGGTCAGGATTTTCAGGTGCGCCGCTTTGATGTGCTGGGCGGCAAGCATGGCGACCATATTGGTGGCGAGCGCCTGGCGGCCAAGGCCATGGTGACCGGTGAGATTGCGGCGTCCTGGATGGTTGCCAAGAACTACCTGGCCTTTGCCGCCGAAGGGACCCTGCCTGCAGGCACCACGCGCGTGCTCGACACCTCGCAGCCTTTTGACCACTGCAATATGACCGCCGGGCCCAGTCTCAGCGCTGCCGATGCGGCGCGCTTTACCGAGATCTTGCTGGCCATGTCCTGGGACGACCCGCTGATTCGCCCCTTGCTGGAGTTGGAAGGCCTCAAGGTCTGGCACCCCGGCCGCGCTTCGGGCTATGAACCCTTGTCCCGTGCAGTGCGCGATGAGCGCTTTTATGATGAGGCGGGCCGTATCCTGGCGGCGGACTACCGGTACTGA
- a CDS encoding acyl-CoA dehydrogenase family protein: MDILSSLEPIVRDLIAPAAAHTDSQAVYPRQALQALGSQGLLGLISAPEVGGMGAGLPEAVQVVERIAQDCPCTAMVLTMHYCGVALIEPFAAQDTRRAIAQGRHITTLAVSETGSRSHIWAPTGTAAAQGQDAVLLNAHKSMITSAGEADSYVWISRASTGEGNTLWLVDSRLPGLQIPSRFDGMGLRGNASSPIIARDVAVPLACRLGDDGQGEDVKARYLMPYFPTLIATTSVGLMQGVLRRAVQHVANTRFAENGSGLADLPTIRAYLAKAQLKADQARLLRDDAVQAVLAGRPDAKTRLLQCKAAAAEAALEVSDTAMRVCGGAAFRKDLGIERLFRDARAASVMAPTTDVIYDLLGKALCDAAA; this comes from the coding sequence ATGGACATTCTTTCGTCGTTGGAGCCGATCGTGCGCGACCTCATTGCGCCGGCGGCCGCGCATACCGATAGCCAGGCGGTCTACCCGCGCCAGGCGCTGCAGGCCTTGGGCAGCCAGGGCCTGCTGGGCCTGATCAGCGCGCCCGAAGTAGGCGGCATGGGCGCGGGCCTGCCTGAAGCGGTACAAGTGGTCGAGCGCATTGCCCAGGACTGCCCCTGCACGGCCATGGTGCTGACCATGCACTACTGCGGCGTGGCACTGATCGAGCCTTTTGCGGCACAAGACACCCGGCGCGCCATTGCGCAGGGCCGCCATATCACCACCCTGGCGGTGTCCGAGACCGGCTCGCGCAGCCATATCTGGGCACCCACCGGTACCGCCGCTGCGCAGGGCCAGGACGCGGTGCTGCTCAATGCCCACAAAAGCATGATCACCTCGGCGGGCGAGGCCGACTCCTATGTCTGGATCTCGCGGGCTAGCACGGGGGAGGGCAATACGCTGTGGCTGGTCGACAGCCGCCTGCCCGGGCTGCAGATCCCATCGCGCTTTGATGGCATGGGACTGCGCGGCAATGCCTCATCGCCGATCATTGCGCGGGATGTAGCCGTGCCGCTGGCCTGCCGCTTGGGAGACGACGGCCAGGGCGAGGACGTCAAGGCCCGCTACCTGATGCCGTATTTCCCCACCTTGATTGCCACCACGTCGGTGGGCCTGATGCAAGGCGTGCTGCGCCGCGCTGTGCAGCATGTGGCCAACACCCGCTTTGCCGAAAATGGCAGCGGCCTGGCCGACCTGCCGACCATCCGGGCTTACCTCGCCAAGGCCCAGCTCAAGGCCGACCAGGCCCGCTTGCTGCGCGATGACGCCGTGCAGGCGGTGCTGGCGGGGCGCCCCGATGCCAAAACCCGGCTCTTGCAATGCAAGGCCGCTGCGGCCGAGGCGGCCCTGGAGGTGAGCGATACGGCGATGCGCGTCTGCGGCGGCGCAGCCTTCCGCAAGGACCTGGGCATTGAGCGGCTGTTCCGCGATGCCCGCGCGGCCTCCGTGATGGCCCCCACCACCGATGTGATCTATGACCTGCTGGGCAAGGCGCTGTGCGACGCCGCAGCCTGA